One genomic region from Accipiter gentilis chromosome Z, bAccGen1.1, whole genome shotgun sequence encodes:
- the LOC126035941 gene encoding interferon-like has translation MAAPATPQPRRPHGAPALLLLLPALATALACHHLRPRDATFPWDSLQLLQAMAPSTPQPCHHQQAPFFPDALLHTNHPQQAAATALRILQHLFATLSSPTTPQHWDAQARHHLLNNLQHHIHQLQQCLPANATLLQGRGPRNLLLNVNKYFRHIHDFLHTHNHSACAWDHVRLEARVCFQHLHNLTRTIPS, from the coding sequence atggctgcgcccgcaaccccacagccccgccggccgcacggcgccccggcgctcctgctcctcctgccggctctcgccaccgccctcgcctgccaccacctgcgtccccgcgacgccaccttcccctgggacagcctccagctcctccaggccatggctcccagcaccccacagccctgccaccaccagcaggcgcccttcttccccgacgccctcctccacaccaaccacccacagcaagccgccgccaccgccctccgcatcctccagcacctcttcgccaccctcagcagccccaccaccccccaacactgggacgcccaggcacgacaccacctcctcaacaacctccagcaccacatccaccagctccagcaatgcctgccagccaacgccacgctcctccaaggccgagggccccgcaacctgctgctcaacgtcaacaaatacttccgccacatccacgacttcctccacacccacaaccacagcgcctgcgcctgggaccacgtccgcctcgaagctcgcgtctgcttccaacacctccacaacctcacccgcaccatccccagttag